The nucleotide sequence CGCCCATAACAACGGCGATCAGTTCTTCTGTTCGCAATACATCCGAATGATTCATTAATTCATATGCTGCTGATTGAAAGAAGCCGCTTACTTTTTTGAAGGTCGCCACTTCCGCCTTATTGTCATCAAGGATGGTGTATTCTTTTGAAAAGGCAGGGGACTCAATTTCGTACGTATGGTCATTGGTTGAGTATCGATAACGCTTTGAAAAAAATGCAAATGAAGACTTCACCTCACCCAATTCCGTCCCATCAGCCTGGGTGATGATCCATCTGCTCGAAAAAAACGGAAAGGCACCTTCAACAACGACCTCTCCTTTTTCATTCTCCACATTCACACTTGAAGAGAATGCACTTTTCAAATCAAGTTCACCTAGCTTTTCTTGGGAACCATTATAAATATCTGTTCTTCCTGAAGAGAAAAAGGAATCATTGAAATACACACACTTCTCCATACGTAACCCCCCTTGTTAACATATATGAACAACGTCATTATTTTATTTAGGCTGATTTGGAAAAAAATTTGTTGCTTTTGGAAGTGGTTGATTTCCGTTACAGGATGCTCGTTTTTTTTGTAAAAGTTAGCGTTTTATAGCATCCACAATCAGTGAAGGAAACTTGAGACTTCCGCCCTGATTTCTCGGATCGTAGTGTTTTGAGCGGAAAATTACACCGTCTTTTCCGTCCCATTCATGATCATGAAAATCACCATGCTCATCAAAGTATTCCAACAACTGAACATCAAACCCCGCTTTCGCAAAGAGCTTCTGTAACGTTTGGTAAGTATGAACAATCTTATGGCTGCTAGCTGGATGATCAAGGGGTCCAGGACCACCAATCTGTACCATGCTCTGATACTCATCATCTCGAAAAAAACCGTCAGGAACCGCACAGCGAATGTAGCCAGAAGGTTTCAAAAAGTCATAACAAATTTTAGCAGCCTGTACTCCCTCTTCGAATGTTAGATGCTCCCATACGTGCTCTGCGAGAATGGCAGAGATTGAATTTCTCTCAAACCTTTCCTCCCACTTGCTCTCATCAAGCAGATTCAGTTCCTCTTCCTGTGTGTGAAGCCAGCCTGGATTGTTATTGTAAACGCCAGCACCAATCACAATTTTAATAGGTTGTGAAGTTGTCATCGAGATTTCCCACCTCCACAGATTGCTGATGTTCTGTTAATCTCGTCACAAAGGCACGTTGTACAAACTCCTGCTTGTTGGCATAGATTTTAATCACTTCTTTTATTTCTTCTGGTCGATAAAACTCGTTTTTATTGTTTGCAAGAGATGGATAGCCTGATCCGCGCTGCAAATAATCAGAGGTTGCCACCGTATACCATTTTTCCTCTTCAAGCGGAGTGTCACCCAATTTAATCTCAAGAACTCGTCCGCTATCATGTACGACTGTCGCACCTGAGACATGAAGTCCTCCGACGTATTTCCCGCGAAAACCAGGACCCCTGCCATCAAGCAAACAATGCTGTACGTCGAGTGACTGTTGAATTGCCATCCAAATGTACTTTCCTTGAATCTCGAATGAAGTTGGGTTAAGTGGCGAAGGACACACTTCAATTAACTTTTTATCGGACACGTATTGAAAGACACCAGCGTTTACGATTCCACTGTTGATTAGACCTAAGTCCGTATTCATCATGTCCTTCAAACCGTCTGCGATTAAGTTGGTGATTGGATTCTCCGCTATCACATCG is from Fictibacillus sp. b24 and encodes:
- a CDS encoding class I SAM-dependent methyltransferase; this encodes MTTSQPIKIVIGAGVYNNNPGWLHTQEEELNLLDESKWEERFERNSISAILAEHVWEHLTFEEGVQAAKICYDFLKPSGYIRCAVPDGFFRDDEYQSMVQIGGPGPLDHPASSHKIVHTYQTLQKLFAKAGFDVQLLEYFDEHGDFHDHEWDGKDGVIFRSKHYDPRNQGGSLKFPSLIVDAIKR